A single genomic interval of Pyrus communis chromosome 5, drPyrComm1.1, whole genome shotgun sequence harbors:
- the LOC137735693 gene encoding putative ABC transporter C family member 15, translating to MAWEHILGFRSAIINFRLLQFRTEWLQQNLPCLSEHISIGMQLGFLGILALHFVRKICKQRSKFPDKGTEKYGSIGIRFSTTYKTSMACSLLLMCTHFVVFVLLLNGRVTYCNYKFRPVSSESMQVVSWAISSVALYQIANSKSIKFPWLLRTWWLCSFFSSIISVAVDTHFRLTYHGELRLQDYAGFLSLLASTCLCGISIRGKTGLTFAIPNGVTEPLLNGKAHKHSEGKRESLYGKATLLQLITFSWLNPLFVIGYKKPLEPDEVPNVDIKDSAEFLSRSFDEKLKFIKERDGTTDPTIYKTIYLFIRKKAAINAMFAVISAGASYVGPYLIDDFVTFLSQKSTRSLQSGYILALAFLGAKMVETTAQRQWIFGARQLGLWLRAALISQIYKKGLLLSSQSRQSHTSGEVINYMSVDIQRITDFIWYLNIIWMMPIQISLAIYILHTNLGMGSFAALAATLGVLLINIPMTTMQKRYQTRIMEAKDNRMKATSEVLQSMKTIKLQAWDSQFLHKLESLRKIEYNWLWKSLRLSAIGAFVFWGSPTFISVVTFVACTFMGIELTAGRVLSALATFRMLQDPIFNLPDLLSVIAQGKVSADRVASYLQEDEIQQDAIEHIPKDQMEFAIVIGNGKFGWDTDSSRTTLDAINLNVKRGMKVAICGTVGSGKSSLLSCILGEIQKVSGSVKISGTKAYVPQSPWILTGNIRDNILFGNAYNKAKYDRTVKACALEKDFELFSAGDLTEIGERGINMSGGQKQRIQIARAVYQDADIYLLDDPFSAVDAHTGTQLFEDCMMGILREKTILYVTHQVEFLPAADFILVMQDGKIAQAGGFEELLAQNIGFELLVGAHSRALESIITVENTSRASQDPTPDSESNTDSTSIAELQQTRQESEHSLSLEITEKEGKLVQDEEREKGSIGKEVYWSYLTIVKGGVLVPIIILAQSSFQVLQVGSNYWMAWASPPTSETEPHMEMSFVLLIYILLAVGSSLCVLLRSSLVVIAGLSTAQKLFTTMLHSVLRAPMSFFDSTPTGRILNRASTDQSVLDLEIANKLGWCAFSIIQLLGTVAVMSQVAWEVFVIFIPVTAICIWYQRYYIPTARELARLSGIERAPILHHFAESLAGAATIRAFDQQERFSDSNLSLIDNHSRPWFHNMSAMEWLSFRLNLLSNFVFAFSLILLVTLPEGVINPSIAGLAVTYGINLNVLQASVIWNICNAENKMISVERILQYSKLKSEAPMVIEECRPPVNWPQVGTICFKNLQIRYAEHLPSVLKNINCTFPGQNKVGVVGRTGSGKTTLIQAIFRVVEPREGSIIIDDVDICKIGLHDLRSRLSIIPQDPTMFEGTVRGNLDPLEQYSDSDVWEALEKCQLGHLVRAKEEKLDASVVENGENWSVGQRQLVCLGRALLKKSRILVLDEATASVDSATDGVIQKVISQEFKDRTVVTIAHRIHTVIDSDLVLVLSDGRVAEYDTPAKLLEREESLFSKLINEYSKRSQNFNNLANL from the exons ATGGCTTGGGAACACATACTCGGTTTTCGGAGTGCCATTATAA ATTTTAGGCTTCTTCAATTTCGGACAGAATGGCTCCAGCAAAACTTGCCCTGCCTATCCGAGCACATTAGCATCGGTATGCAACTTGGTTTCCTTGGCATCTTGGCACTACATTTTGTACGTAAAATCTGCAAACAAAGATCAAAGTTCCCAGACAAAGGCACAGAGAAGTATGGCAGCATTGGCATACGATTCAGCACCACCTACAAAACCAGCATGGCTTGTTCCCTTCTTCTGATGTGCACTCATTTCGTAGTATTTGTGCTGTTGCTAAATGGAAGGGTAACATACTGCAACTATAAGTTTCGTCCTGTTTCTTCGGAGAGCATGCAGGTGGTATCGTGGGCAATTTCATCAGTTGCATTATACCAGATTGCGAATAGTAAGTCGATCAAGTTCCCTTGGCTATTAAGAACGTGGTGGCTTTGCAGCTTCTTCTCGTCTATTATCTCCGTGGCTGTTGATACTCATTTCCGACTCACCTACCATGGCGAGCTTAGGTTACAAGATTATGCTGGCTTCCTAAGTCTCCTTGCATCCACCTGCCTATGTGGTATTTCAATACGAGGGAAGACAGGACTAACATTCGCCATCCCAAATGGCGTTACCGAACCACTTCTCAACGGAAAAGCTCACAAACATTCTGAAGGAAAGAGAGAATCTCTATATGGAAAAGCCACTCTTCTCCAACTCATAACGTTCTCTTGGCTCAATCCCTTGTTTGTCATTGGATACAAGAAACCCCTTGAACCGGATGAAGTCCCAAATGTTGATATCAAAGACTCTGCTGAATTTCTGTCTCGCTCTTTTGACgagaaactaaaatttatcaagGAGAGAGATGGAACCACAGACCCAACAATCTACAAGACAATCTATTTATTCATCAGGAAGAAAGCAGCAATTAACGCAATGTTCGCTGTAATAAGTGCAGGAGCATCATATGTTGGTCCATACCTCATtgatgacttcgtaacctttctGAGTCAGAAGAGCACACGAAGCTTGCAGAGCGGTTACATTCTTGCACTTGCCTTTCTAGGAGCTAAGATGGTTGAGACGACAGCACAGAGGCAATGGATTTTTGGGGCTCGACAGCTAGGCCTTTGGCTTAGAGCTGCACTTATATCTCAAATTTACAAAAAGGGCTTACTTCTGTCAAGCCAATCCCGCCAAAGCCACACTAGCGGAGAAGTCATCAATTACATGAGTGTAGATATCCAAAGAATCACAGACTTCATCTGGTACTTAAACATAATATGGATGATGCCTATTCAAATCTCATTAGCAATCTACATTCTTCATACGAATCTTGGCATGGGTTCTTTTGCTGCATTGGCAGCAACTTTGGGGGTTCTTCTTATCAACATACCGATGACTACAATGCAGAAAAGATACCAGACTAGGATCATGGAAGCAAAGGACAACAGGATGAAAGCCACATCAGAAGTTCTTCAAAGCATGAAGACGATTAAACTTCAGGCATGGGATAGTCAGTTCCTACACAAGTTAGAAAGCTTGAGGAAGATAGAGTACAATTGGCTGTGGAAGTCACTGAGACTGTCGGCAATTGGGGCTTTTGTCTTCTGGGGATCACCCACATTTATCTCTGTGGTGACTTTCGTGGCGTGCACGTTTATGGGAATAGAACTCACAGCGGGGAGAGTTTTGTCAGCATTGGCCACCTTCAGAATGTTACAAGACCCTATATTTAATCTGCCTGACTTACTCTCTGTGATTGCACAGGGAAAGGTTTCGGCAGATAGAGTAGCTTCCTATCTCCAGGAAGATGAAATTCAACAGGATGCCATTGAACATATTCCGAAAGATCAGATGGAGTTTGCAATTGTTATAGGGAATGGAAAGTTTGGCTGGGATACTGATTCAAGCAGAACAACTCTTGATGCAATAAACTTAAATGTGAAGAGGGGTATGAAAGTAGCAATTTGTGGGACTGTCGGATCAGGGAAATCCAGCCTGCTGTCATGCATTCTTGGAGAAATACAGAAAGTTTCTGGCTCAGTGAAAATCAGCGGTACAAAGGCTTATGTTCCTCAATCTCCATGGATACTTACAGGAAATATCAGGGACAATATTCTATTTGGAAATGCATACAACAAGGCCAAGTATGACAGAACTGTTAAAGCATGTGCTTTGGAGAAGGACTTTGAGCTATTCTCTGCAGGGGATCTAACAGAAATTGGAGAGAGAGGCATAAATATGAGTGGAGGACAGAAGCAAAGGATACAGATTGCTCGTGCGGTTTACCAGGATGCTGATATATATTTACTTGACGACCCTTTTAGCGCCGTTGATGCTCACACAGGCACCCAACTCTTTGAG GACTGCATGATGGGAATTCTCAGGGAAAAGACTATACTTTATGTCACCCACCAAGTTGAGTTTCTTCCAGCAGCAGACTTCATTCTG GTAATGCAAGATGGAAAAATCGCACAAGCTGGAGGATTCGAAGAGCTTCTGGCACAAAACATAGGATTTGAGCTTTTAGTTGGTGCTCATAGCCGAGCTCTAGAGTCAATCATCACAGTTGAAAATACTAGTAGAGCTTCTCAAGATCCAACACCTGACAGTGAATCGAACACAGACTCCACTTCAATTGCAGAACTTCAACAGACGCGACAGGAATCAGAGCACAGTCTCTCTCTAGAGATTACAGAAAAAGAAGGCAAGTTGGTACaagatgaagagagagagaaagggagcaTAGGAAAAGAAGTTTACTGGTCTTATTTGACCATCGTGAAAGGTGGGGTGCTAGTACCAATTATAATCTTGGCACAGTCATCATTCCAAGTGCTACAGGTAGGTAGTAACTACTGGATGGCATGGGCTTCACCTCCTACCAGTGAGACCGAACCTCACATGGAAATGAGTTTCGTATTACTTATTTATATACTACTTGCCGTTGGAAGTTCACTTTGCGTGCTATTACGATCCTCCCTAGTTGTAATAGCAGGACTTTCAACAGCACAGAAGCTCTTCACAACGATGCTACATAGTGTGCTCCGAGCACCAATGTCCTTTTTTGATTCAACTCCAACTGGAAGAATCTTAAACCGG GCATCTACTGATCAAAGCGTGCTCGATCTGGAAATTGCTAACAAATTAGGTTGGTGTGCTTTCTCAATAATACAGCTTTTAGGGACCGTTGCAGTGATGTCGCAGGTAGCATGGGAAGTCTTCGTCATCTTCATTCCAGTAACTGCAATCTGCATATGGTATCAG CGATACTACATACCAACAGCAAGAGAACTGGCACGTTTATCAGGCATAGAAAGAGCTCCGATCCTCCACCACTTTGCAGAATCACTAGCAGGAGCTGCGACAATCCGTGCTTTTGATCAACAAGAACGATTCAGTGATTCAAATCTCAGTCTTATTGACAACCATTCCAGGCCGTGGTTTCATAATATGTCAGCAATGGAATGGCTTTCTTTCAGACTAAATCTGCTCTCCAACTTTGTTTTCGCCTTCTCATTGATTCTGTTGGTTACCCTCCCAGAAGGAGTTATAAATCCTA GCATTGCAGGGTTGGCGGTAACATATGGAATAAATCTGAATGTTTTGCAAGCTTCTGTTATATGGAACATATGCAACGCAGAAAATAAGATGATCTCAGTCGAGAGAATTCTGCAGTACTCAAAACTAAAAAGTGAAGCACCTATGGTAATCGAAGAGTGCAGGCCACCAGTCAACTGGCCACAAGTTGGAACAATCTGTTTCAAAAATCTGCAG ATTCGCTATGCTGAGCATCTCCCATCTGTTCTGAAAAACATCAACTGCACATTCCCCGGACAGAACAAAGTTGGTGTTGTAGGAAGGACCGGAAGTGGGAAAACAACCCTCATACAAGCCATTTTCAGGGTAGTTGAACCTAGAGAAGGAAGCATTATAATTGATGATGTCGACATCTGCAAAATTGGCCTTCATGACCTAAGATCAAGGCTTAGCATCATTCCCCAAGACCCAACAATGTTTGAAGGAACAGTTAGAGGGAACCTCGATCCACTAGAGCAATATTCCGACAGTGATGTTTGGGAG GCTCTAGAGAAATGTCAGTTAGGTCATCTGGTGCGTGCGAAGGAAGAGAAGTTGGATGCCTCAG TGGTCGAAAATGGCGAAAACTGGAGCGTGGGGCAAAGGCAGTTAGTTTGTCTTGGAAGAGCCTTGCTGAAGAAAAGCAGAATTCTGGTATTGGATGAAGCAACGGCATCAGTTGATTCTGCAACTGATGGAGTGATACAGAAGGTCATCAGCCAAGAATTCAAAGATCGAACGGTTGTCACAATTGCTCACAGAATCCACACAGTAATAGATAGTGATCTGGTTTTGGTCCTCAGTGATG GACGGGTTGCAGAGTACGACACGCCAGCCAAGCTACTAGAGAGAGAAGAGTCCTTATTTTCTAAACTCATAAACGAGTACTCAAAGCGATCCCAGAACTTCAACAACTTAGCAAATCTTTAA